From one Bacteroides fragilis NCTC 9343 genomic stretch:
- the miaA gene encoding tRNA (adenosine(37)-N6)-dimethylallyltransferase MiaA, translated as MTAKTLIVLIGPTGVGKTELSLRIAEYFKTSIISSDSRQLYAELKIGTAAPTPEQLKRVPHYFVGTLQLTDYYSAAQYETEVMSVLEQLFQQHHVVLLTGGSMMYVDAICKGIDDIPTVDAETRELLLHKYDTEGLDNLCAELKLLDPEYYKIVDLKNPKRVIHALEICYMTGKTYTSFRTQQKKERPFHILKIGLTRDRAELYDRINRRVDQMMDEGLLEEARSVYAHRELNSLNTVGYKEIFKYLDGEWDLDFAIEKIKQNSRIYSRKQMTWFKRDEEIRWFHPEQEKEILSYLQASIK; from the coding sequence ATGACTGCCAAAACTTTAATTGTACTTATAGGTCCTACAGGTGTAGGAAAAACGGAGTTAAGCCTCCGCATAGCAGAATATTTCAAGACGAGTATCATTTCGTCTGACTCCCGACAGTTATACGCCGAACTTAAGATAGGAACGGCTGCTCCGACCCCGGAGCAATTAAAACGGGTTCCACACTACTTTGTAGGTACCCTGCAACTTACCGATTATTACAGTGCCGCCCAATACGAGACGGAAGTAATGAGTGTTCTCGAACAGTTATTTCAACAACATCATGTCGTCCTGCTCACCGGAGGCTCTATGATGTATGTGGATGCCATCTGCAAAGGCATTGATGACATACCGACAGTAGATGCCGAGACTCGTGAGCTCTTGCTACATAAATATGACACAGAAGGACTCGATAATCTCTGTGCCGAACTGAAGCTACTGGATCCGGAGTACTATAAAATTGTAGATTTAAAAAATCCCAAACGAGTCATCCACGCCTTGGAAATCTGTTACATGACAGGGAAAACTTATACCTCTTTCCGTACACAACAAAAAAAGGAACGCCCGTTCCACATCCTAAAAATAGGACTGACGCGAGATCGCGCCGAATTATATGATCGCATCAACCGTCGTGTAGACCAGATGATGGACGAAGGATTGCTGGAAGAAGCCCGCTCCGTATATGCCCACCGAGAGTTGAACTCCCTGAACACTGTAGGCTATAAGGAAATATTTAAATATCTGGATGGAGAGTGGGATCTTGACTTCGCTATCGAAAAAATAAAACAGAACTCACGTATCTACTCACGCAAACAAATGACCTGGTTCAAACGGGATGAAGAGATCAGATG
- a CDS encoding IS1096 element passenger TnpR family protein → MIYRFTIISDEVDDFVREIQIDPEATFFDLHEAILKAANYTNDQMTSFFICDDDWEKEKEITLEEMDNNPEMDSWIMKETRLNELIEDEKQKLLYVFDYMTERCFFIELSEIITGKEIKGAKCTKKSGEAPKQTVDFEEMAAGGGSLDLDENFYGDQDFDMEDFDAEGFDVNDGAAGGGSSYDEDKF, encoded by the coding sequence ATGATATACAGATTTACCATTATATCTGATGAGGTTGACGATTTCGTCAGAGAGATACAGATTGACCCGGAAGCTACTTTCTTCGATCTTCATGAAGCTATCCTGAAAGCAGCAAACTATACAAACGACCAGATGACTTCTTTCTTTATCTGTGATGATGACTGGGAAAAAGAAAAAGAAATTACACTGGAAGAGATGGACAATAATCCGGAAATGGACAGCTGGATTATGAAAGAGACCCGCCTCAACGAGTTGATTGAAGATGAAAAGCAAAAATTGCTTTACGTATTCGATTACATGACTGAACGTTGTTTCTTCATCGAATTGTCCGAAATCATCACCGGAAAAGAAATAAAAGGTGCTAAATGTACTAAGAAATCGGGTGAAGCCCCCAAGCAAACAGTCGATTTCGAAGAGATGGCAGCCGGAGGAGGCTCACTCGATCTGGATGAAAACTTCTACGGTGACCAGGACTTCGATATGGAAGACTTTGATGCCGAAGGATTTGATGTAAATGACGGTGCAGCCGGAGGTGGAAGTTCATACGACGAAGATAAATTTTGA
- the lpxA gene encoding acyl-ACP--UDP-N-acetylglucosamine O-acyltransferase — protein sequence MISPLAYIHPEAKIGENVEIAPFVYIDRNVVIGDNNKIMANANILYGSRIGNGNTIFPGAVIGAIPQDLKFKGEESTAEIGDNNLIRENVTINRGTAAKGRTIVGNNNLLMEGVHVAHDALIGNGCIVGNSTKMAGEIIIDDNAIISANVLMHQFCRVGGYVMIQGGCRFSKDIPPYIIAGREPIAYSGINIIGLRRRGFSNEIIENIHNAYRIIYQSGLNTSDALTKVEAEVPASPEIEYIVDFIRNSERGIIR from the coding sequence ATGATAAGTCCCTTAGCGTATATTCATCCCGAAGCAAAAATCGGTGAAAACGTAGAGATAGCTCCTTTTGTGTACATTGATAGAAATGTAGTCATCGGAGATAACAATAAAATTATGGCTAATGCCAACATCCTGTACGGTTCACGTATCGGTAACGGAAATACAATCTTTCCGGGAGCCGTTATCGGAGCAATCCCACAAGATTTGAAATTCAAAGGTGAAGAAAGTACAGCCGAAATAGGTGACAATAACCTGATTCGTGAAAACGTGACCATCAACCGAGGTACAGCAGCTAAAGGCAGAACCATTGTAGGTAACAACAACCTATTGATGGAAGGCGTCCATGTGGCCCACGATGCATTGATCGGCAACGGTTGTATCGTTGGTAACTCCACCAAAATGGCCGGAGAAATCATCATCGATGACAATGCCATCATCAGTGCCAATGTGTTAATGCACCAATTTTGCCGGGTAGGCGGATACGTCATGATTCAGGGAGGATGCCGTTTCAGTAAAGATATTCCTCCGTATATCATAGCCGGACGCGAACCTATCGCTTACAGTGGAATCAACATCATCGGACTCCGTCGTCGTGGTTTTTCGAACGAGATTATAGAGAATATCCACAATGCCTACCGCATCATTTATCAAAGCGGACTCAACACTTCGGATGCTCTCACAAAGGTTGAAGCAGAAGTGCCGGCCAGCCCCGAAATAGAATACATCGTTGATTTTATTCGCAACTCGGAACGGGGAATTATCAGGTAA
- a CDS encoding bifunctional UDP-3-O-[3-hydroxymyristoyl] N-acetylglucosamine deacetylase/3-hydroxyacyl-ACP dehydratase: MLKQKTLKESFSLRGKGLHTGLDLTVTFNPAPDNHGYKIQRTDLEGQPIIDAVADNVGETTRGTVLSKNGVKVSTVEHGMAALYALGIDNCLIQVNGPEFPILDGSAQYYVQEIEKVGIEEQNAVKDFYIIKSKIEFRDEETGSSIIVLPDENFSLNVLVSYDSTIIPNQFATLEDMKKFKDEIAPSRTFVFVREIEPLLSAGLIKGGDLDNAIVIYEREMSQENYDKLADVMRVPHMDAKLLGYINHKPLVWPNECARHKLLDVIGDLALIGKPIKGRIIATRPGHTINNKFARQMRKEIRLHEIQAPTYDCNRAPIMDVNRIRELLPHRYPFQLVDKVIEIGANYIVGVKNVTSNEPFFQGHFPQEPVMPGVLQIEAMAQIGGLLVLNSVDEPERYSTYFMKIDGVKFRQKVVPGDTLIFRVELLAPIRRGISTMKGYAFVGEKVVCECEFMAQIVKNK, encoded by the coding sequence ATGCTGAAACAAAAAACTCTGAAAGAGAGCTTTTCACTGAGAGGAAAAGGTCTTCACACTGGACTTGACCTGACTGTTACGTTTAACCCCGCCCCGGATAACCATGGCTACAAAATACAGCGTACGGATCTGGAAGGGCAACCCATTATCGATGCCGTAGCCGACAATGTAGGTGAAACGACAAGAGGGACCGTGCTGTCAAAAAATGGAGTAAAAGTAAGCACAGTTGAACATGGAATGGCAGCTCTATATGCCTTGGGCATCGATAACTGTCTGATCCAAGTCAACGGACCGGAATTTCCGATTCTGGACGGAAGTGCACAATATTATGTACAAGAAATAGAGAAAGTAGGAATCGAAGAACAAAATGCCGTTAAAGATTTCTATATCATCAAATCAAAAATAGAATTCCGTGACGAGGAGACAGGATCGTCTATCATCGTACTTCCTGATGAGAACTTCAGCCTGAACGTATTGGTATCTTACGATTCAACCATCATCCCCAACCAGTTTGCCACACTGGAGGATATGAAGAAGTTCAAAGATGAAATTGCCCCCAGCCGTACCTTTGTATTTGTCCGTGAAATCGAGCCACTGTTGTCGGCCGGACTCATCAAGGGTGGCGATCTGGACAATGCCATCGTTATCTACGAACGTGAAATGTCCCAGGAAAACTATGACAAGCTGGCCGATGTCATGAGAGTCCCTCACATGGATGCCAAGCTGTTGGGATACATTAACCACAAACCTCTGGTATGGCCCAACGAATGTGCCCGCCATAAATTGTTGGATGTCATCGGCGATCTTGCTCTGATCGGTAAACCCATTAAAGGAAGAATCATTGCTACGCGTCCCGGACACACCATCAATAATAAATTCGCACGTCAGATGCGCAAAGAAATTCGCCTGCACGAGATACAGGCGCCTACCTATGATTGCAACCGTGCTCCGATTATGGATGTGAACCGCATCCGTGAACTACTCCCCCACCGTTATCCATTCCAATTGGTAGATAAGGTGATCGAAATTGGTGCCAACTACATTGTTGGTGTAAAAAACGTAACCTCCAACGAACCCTTCTTTCAGGGACACTTCCCTCAGGAACCTGTGATGCCAGGTGTACTGCAAATTGAAGCAATGGCTCAAATCGGCGGATTACTCGTTCTGAATTCAGTAGATGAGCCGGAGCGTTATTCTACTTATTTCATGAAAATCGATGGTGTGAAGTTCCGTCAGAAGGTAGTTCCGGGCGATACCCTGATATTCCGTGTTGAGTTATTGGCTCCTATCCGCCGGGGCATTTCAACCATGAAAGGCTATGCTTTCGTTGGTGAAAAAGTAGTCTGTGAATGCGAATTCATGGCTCAAATAGTAAAAAACAAATAA